The Methanococcoides methylutens MM1 genome has a window encoding:
- a CDS encoding phosphatidylserine decarboxylase, whose translation MLAKDSTSWIAFMGFFALAVTIASFITGLLSLRYLSYATVAVFVFMVWFFRDPDRTTKICDHCLFSAADGKVIDVSNGKVCVFMNIHNVHVNRAPISGKIRSIEHKKGGHIPAFNKDSDRNERTITIIESSHGDVEVTQIAGVLVRRIVSYLQEGDEVVSGQKIGMIRFGSRVDVSLPSNFEISCKVGDRVYAGESMIAKEKGFRRKQK comes from the coding sequence ATGTTAGCTAAAGATTCGACCTCATGGATCGCTTTTATGGGCTTTTTTGCTCTGGCAGTTACAATAGCATCTTTCATTACTGGTCTTTTGTCGCTCCGCTACTTGTCATATGCTACTGTTGCTGTCTTTGTTTTCATGGTCTGGTTCTTCAGGGACCCTGACAGGACAACAAAGATATGTGACCACTGCCTGTTCTCTGCTGCAGACGGAAAGGTCATAGACGTTAGCAATGGGAAGGTCTGTGTTTTCATGAACATCCATAATGTTCATGTCAACCGTGCACCGATCTCCGGTAAGATCCGCAGCATAGAGCACAAAAAAGGTGGACATATACCTGCCTTCAACAAAGATTCCGACCGAAACGAGCGTACTATCACAATCATAGAGAGCAGTCATGGTGATGTGGAGGTGACCCAGATAGCCGGTGTCCTCGTGCGCAGGATCGTATCCTATTTGCAGGAAGGTGATGAGGTTGTCAGCGGCCAAAAGATCGGTATGATCCGCTTTGGGTCCAGGGTCGATGTGAGCCTTCCTTCAAACTTCGAGATATCCTGTAAGGTAGGTGACCGCGTTTATGCAGGAGAATCCATGATCGCAAAAGAAAAAGGCTTCAGGAGGAAACAAAAATGA
- a CDS encoding archaetidylserine synthase has protein sequence MMFKLLRIPDFMTLGNALFGMMAIFSACSGYDDLAFILILFAAIADGMDGFLARKVGSSDVGEYLDSLADAISFGVAPACALYFIYGYSHPYLMATVACFYLFCGILRLARFNTKHKSIPDFEGLPITAAAVVMASYLLIADRYVYFYGVIGIMVLLSLLMVSEYPYPKLRGPKAMGFVALVFALPIISYFVFPAYLSVFSTVMFLLLFLYLESPIMRVPRKYYED, from the coding sequence ATGATGTTCAAGCTCCTCCGTATCCCTGACTTCATGACGCTTGGTAATGCCCTTTTCGGCATGATGGCGATCTTCAGTGCATGCTCCGGTTATGATGACCTTGCTTTCATATTGATACTTTTTGCAGCTATTGCTGATGGAATGGATGGTTTCCTGGCTCGAAAGGTTGGTAGCAGTGACGTTGGTGAGTATCTTGATTCCCTTGCAGACGCGATATCTTTCGGTGTTGCACCTGCCTGTGCCTTATACTTCATCTATGGATACTCTCATCCATACCTGATGGCAACTGTGGCCTGTTTCTATCTGTTCTGCGGAATTCTTCGTCTTGCAAGATTCAATACGAAGCACAAAAGCATACCTGACTTTGAGGGCCTGCCAATAACCGCAGCTGCCGTAGTAATGGCTTCCTATCTGCTCATAGCAGACCGTTACGTTTACTTTTACGGCGTAATCGGTATCATGGTATTGCTTTCTTTACTTATGGTCAGTGAATACCCATATCCAAAGCTAAGAGGTCCAAAAGCAATGGGATTTGTGGCTCTAGTATTTGCTTTACCCATAATCTCTTATTTTGTGTTCCCTGCATATCTTTCTGTATTTTCCACAGTAATGTTTCTCTTGTTATTCCTCTATCTTGAATCTCCGATAATGAGGGTCCCGAGGAAATATTATGAGGACTGA
- the clpB gene encoding ATP-dependent chaperone ClpB: MDLNRFTQKAQEAIQKSFTISARYYNQQTDCEHLFLALMEQEGGLVSTLLTNMDADTQEIVRKLEQHLSGLPQVSGPGSEQAYVSQSYNRVLDTADKEARAMSDEYVSVEHLLIALLKEKGSSSSRILQEAGVTTETILQAIKELRGNRRITTENPEDTMEPLKKYGIDFTELAAQGKLDPVIGRDQEIRHTIEILSRRRKNNPVLIGEAGVGKTAIVEGLALRIAKRDVPDDMKDKKIIALDMGSLIAGAKFRGEFEERLKAVLKEVVESEGQIILFIDELHTIVGAGATEGAMDAGNLLKPMLARGELHCIGATTLDEYRKYIEKDAALERRFLPVLVDQPDVENTISILRGLKEKYEVHHGVRLKDTALVAAAVLSDRYISDRFLPDKAIDLVDEAAAKVRTSIDSKPPELDKADRKILQLEIEREALKKEKDAASKERLADLEKELADIRAESDAMRAKWQAEKDVIANLGSLKQQIEEIKVQLELAENSGDFEQASKLKYGTLAPLEHQYKEEEEKLQEQQEEMLLKEEVGEEDIAQVVSQWTNIPVTKLMEGEREKLIHLEDKLHERLIGQDETVKAVSDAVIRAYAGIKDPRRPIGSFIFLGPTGVGKTELAKALAAELFDDENNMIRIDMSEYMEKHTVSRLIGAPPGYIGHEEGGQLTEAVRRRPYSVVLFDEIEKAHHDVFNVMLQILDDGRLTDSQGRTVDFKNTLIIMTSNICVDYAISKLEKGEDYAKMQEMAQNELTKHFRPEFINRIDELAIFRPLTKDQLVHIVDIKVADLVHRLRDKRITLEITDDAKHYLGDAGYSEMFGARPLKRVIQNEVETAVAKLIVAGKALEGCTVVVDANERGITVEVKERAEE; the protein is encoded by the coding sequence ATGGATCTAAACCGTTTTACACAGAAAGCACAAGAAGCCATCCAGAAGTCATTCACAATTTCTGCAAGATACTACAACCAGCAGACAGATTGTGAACACCTGTTCCTTGCATTGATGGAACAGGAGGGTGGCCTCGTATCCACACTTCTTACAAACATGGACGCTGACACACAGGAGATCGTCCGGAAGCTTGAACAGCACTTATCAGGACTTCCACAGGTATCCGGCCCGGGGAGCGAGCAGGCATACGTGAGCCAGTCCTACAACCGGGTACTGGATACAGCAGACAAGGAAGCCCGCGCCATGAGCGACGAGTACGTCAGTGTTGAACACCTCCTCATAGCATTATTAAAAGAGAAAGGAAGCTCCAGCTCTCGTATACTTCAGGAGGCAGGAGTCACAACAGAAACAATATTACAGGCAATAAAAGAACTAAGGGGGAACCGCCGCATCACAACCGAAAATCCCGAAGATACAATGGAACCGTTAAAGAAATACGGCATCGACTTTACAGAACTTGCTGCACAGGGTAAACTTGACCCTGTTATCGGAAGGGACCAGGAGATCAGGCACACAATCGAGATCCTTTCCAGGCGCAGAAAGAACAACCCGGTCCTCATCGGAGAGGCCGGTGTCGGTAAGACCGCAATTGTCGAGGGCCTTGCACTGCGTATTGCAAAAAGGGACGTCCCCGATGATATGAAAGATAAGAAGATCATCGCACTGGACATGGGTTCCCTGATCGCAGGAGCGAAGTTTAGAGGAGAGTTCGAGGAACGCCTCAAAGCAGTCTTAAAGGAAGTTGTGGAATCAGAAGGACAGATAATCCTCTTCATCGATGAACTGCACACCATCGTAGGTGCAGGAGCCACAGAGGGTGCCATGGATGCAGGAAACCTGTTAAAGCCTATGCTGGCAAGGGGTGAACTCCATTGTATCGGTGCTACCACCCTTGATGAATACCGCAAATACATTGAGAAAGATGCAGCTCTTGAGAGACGTTTCCTGCCGGTGCTTGTGGACCAGCCTGATGTTGAGAACACCATTTCAATCCTCAGGGGACTGAAAGAGAAGTATGAGGTCCACCACGGAGTAAGGCTTAAGGATACCGCACTTGTGGCAGCAGCAGTTCTCAGCGACCGCTACATTTCGGACAGGTTCCTTCCTGACAAGGCCATAGACCTTGTGGACGAGGCAGCTGCAAAAGTAAGGACATCCATCGACAGCAAGCCACCGGAACTTGACAAAGCTGACAGGAAGATACTCCAGCTGGAGATCGAGCGCGAAGCACTCAAAAAAGAGAAGGATGCAGCTTCAAAAGAAAGGCTTGCCGACCTTGAGAAAGAGCTTGCGGACATCCGCGCCGAATCCGATGCCATGAGGGCAAAATGGCAGGCTGAAAAGGATGTCATCGCAAACCTTGGTTCCCTGAAGCAGCAGATCGAAGAAATAAAGGTCCAATTAGAGCTTGCCGAGAACAGCGGAGACTTCGAACAGGCATCCAAGCTGAAATACGGTACACTTGCGCCTCTCGAACACCAATACAAGGAAGAGGAAGAAAAACTGCAGGAACAGCAGGAAGAGATGCTCCTCAAGGAAGAGGTCGGAGAAGAGGATATTGCACAGGTAGTCAGCCAGTGGACCAATATTCCGGTCACGAAGCTTATGGAAGGAGAACGTGAGAAGCTGATCCACCTGGAAGACAAGCTCCACGAGAGATTGATCGGACAGGATGAAACTGTTAAGGCAGTCTCGGATGCGGTCATCCGTGCCTATGCAGGTATCAAGGATCCCAGAAGACCCATCGGAAGCTTCATTTTCCTGGGACCTACCGGGGTTGGTAAGACAGAGCTTGCCAAAGCACTTGCAGCAGAGTTGTTCGATGATGAGAACAACATGATCCGCATTGACATGTCCGAGTACATGGAAAAGCACACCGTTTCAAGGCTTATCGGTGCTCCACCAGGATACATCGGCCACGAGGAAGGTGGGCAGCTCACCGAAGCAGTACGCAGGAGACCATATTCCGTAGTCCTGTTCGATGAGATCGAAAAGGCCCACCATGATGTGTTCAATGTTATGCTCCAGATTCTCGATGACGGACGCCTGACAGATTCACAGGGAAGGACGGTGGACTTCAAGAACACGCTGATAATCATGACATCGAACATCTGCGTGGACTACGCGATCTCAAAACTTGAGAAAGGCGAGGACTATGCAAAGATGCAGGAGATGGCACAGAATGAGCTGACAAAGCACTTCAGGCCGGAGTTCATCAACCGTATCGACGAGCTGGCGATCTTCAGGCCACTGACGAAAGACCAGCTTGTTCATATCGTGGACATAAAGGTTGCAGACCTTGTCCACAGGCTCAGGGACAAGAGGATAACCCTTGAGATCACCGATGACGCCAAGCACTACCTTGGAGATGCAGGTTACAGTGAAATGTTTGGGGCACGCCCACTAAAACGTGTGATCCAGAATGAGGTAGAGACAGCAGTTGCAAAACTGATCGTTGCAGGAAAGGCACTTGAAGGATGTACCGTTGTCGTGGATGCCAATGAACGGGGAATCACTGTTGAAGTGAAAGAACGGGCTGAAGAATAA
- a CDS encoding ArsR family transcriptional regulator — protein sequence MTRQIILINIEKPVEKDLENDIHWFCDSFGLSSGRDVEEISKKIVMDMLSNLSRNEGVTSEMLANSLDISLSRVNHHLRNLIGSGLVYRRKKVLYLRGGSLRAAVCEMRKDSERIFDELEKIAEEIDDEVGLRSR from the coding sequence ATGACTCGCCAGATCATCCTTATAAATATTGAAAAACCCGTGGAAAAGGACCTTGAAAATGACATCCATTGGTTCTGTGATAGTTTCGGGCTTTCTTCGGGCAGGGATGTGGAGGAAATCTCCAAAAAGATAGTAATGGATATGCTCTCAAACCTTTCCCGTAACGAAGGTGTTACTTCTGAGATGCTTGCAAATTCCCTTGATATCAGTTTATCAAGGGTAAATCATCACCTCCGAAATCTCATTGGCTCGGGTCTTGTCTACCGTAGAAAAAAGGTGTTGTATCTTCGCGGTGGTAGTCTAAGGGCTGCGGTCTGTGAGATGAGGAAAGATTCAGAAAGGATCTTCGATGAGCTGGAAAAGATCGCTGAGGAGATCGATGATGAGGTTGGCCTGAGAAGTAGGTGA
- a CDS encoding PAS domain-containing sensor histidine kinase, with protein sequence MIVGYNYSYGVSGGFPITRKYASDVKDGLGAARLSSSPNEKPENYISGNTNSSNAEKTIKSRESLLRNVLEATDDGIAFFDINGTIRLSNKRFREIWNIPNEAEIGKNYLEAFTKYGVSQLKNASEVLSKIQNLSGPQGSDSDLLYFRDGRIFEYYLFPVITDGILKGYVCSYRDITMRKKAESDLQEYAWELEHSNELKDLFTDIIRHDLMNPAGLVKGFVEILLRREFDPDTTEKLRAIKRNNGKLIDMIESASKLSRLEAISVLEFKEMDVGAIVKLAIQSLGKQFRSKNIVLEDNATGKYNAKTSPVLEEVFVNLLSNTIKYSPEGSRVIVDILDNGDEWKVTVTDSGEGVADEDKPFVFERFKRATKASVKGTGLGLAIVKRIIDLHGGEVGVEDNPGGQGSVFWVTVKKV encoded by the coding sequence ATGATTGTGGGGTACAATTATTCATATGGGGTTTCAGGAGGTTTTCCTATCACCAGAAAGTATGCATCTGATGTAAAAGATGGGCTTGGGGCAGCCCGGCTTAGTTCTTCTCCTAATGAAAAGCCAGAGAATTACATTTCTGGCAACACTAATAGTAGCAATGCGGAGAAAACGATAAAAAGCAGGGAATCCCTTTTAAGAAATGTCCTGGAAGCTACGGACGACGGTATTGCTTTTTTTGATATCAATGGGACGATAAGGCTGTCGAACAAAAGGTTTCGTGAGATCTGGAATATTCCCAATGAAGCTGAGATCGGGAAGAACTACCTTGAAGCATTTACCAAATATGGTGTATCCCAACTAAAAAATGCCAGCGAAGTCCTTTCAAAGATACAGAACCTTTCAGGTCCTCAAGGGTCTGATTCAGATCTTCTTTATTTCAGGGATGGGCGTATTTTTGAGTACTATCTTTTTCCTGTAATTACAGATGGAATTCTTAAGGGGTATGTATGCAGTTACAGGGATATCACTATGAGGAAGAAGGCAGAGTCCGATCTTCAGGAATATGCCTGGGAACTGGAGCACTCTAATGAACTTAAGGACCTGTTCACAGATATCATTCGCCATGATCTCATGAATCCTGCAGGTCTTGTGAAAGGATTTGTGGAGATTTTGCTTAGAAGGGAATTCGACCCGGACACCACTGAAAAACTCCGTGCAATTAAGCGAAATAACGGAAAGCTTATCGATATGATCGAATCAGCATCCAAGCTTTCAAGGCTGGAAGCGATCAGTGTACTGGAGTTCAAGGAAATGGACGTTGGTGCGATCGTAAAGCTGGCAATACAGTCCCTTGGCAAACAATTCAGGAGCAAGAATATAGTTCTTGAGGACAATGCAACCGGTAAATACAATGCAAAGACAAGCCCTGTACTGGAAGAGGTCTTCGTGAACCTGCTTTCAAATACAATAAAATACAGTCCTGAGGGAAGCAGGGTTATTGTTGACATTCTCGACAACGGTGATGAGTGGAAGGTGACAGTAACTGATTCCGGAGAGGGGGTTGCTGATGAGGACAAGCCATTCGTTTTCGAGAGGTTCAAACGTGCAACCAAGGCATCTGTAAAGGGCACCGGTCTGGGCCTTGCTATCGTCAAAAGGATAATTGACCTTCACGGGGGCGAAGTGGGGGTCGAGGACAACCCCGGAGGACAGGGAAGTGTTTTCTGGGTTACTGTGAAGAAGGTCTGA
- a CDS encoding dihydroneopterin aldolase family protein, whose amino-acid sequence MAENTITDRDNVLFEAGIKLGALYHQFTGSPVSLRTVESLEEAIAQSISVQPCVENITVSIDRDMVRSKLNDEFGYCELEGRMLNVQIDAKYGSAKVHVSMEFNKGLDYPLMKIDKIE is encoded by the coding sequence ATGGCCGAAAACACAATAACTGACAGGGACAACGTACTTTTTGAAGCCGGGATCAAACTCGGAGCTTTATATCACCAGTTCACCGGCTCTCCTGTGAGCCTGAGGACCGTGGAAAGTCTTGAGGAAGCTATTGCACAGAGCATCTCAGTACAGCCATGCGTGGAGAACATCACGGTTTCCATCGACAGGGATATGGTACGTTCAAAGCTCAATGATGAGTTCGGCTACTGTGAGCTGGAAGGTCGTATGCTCAATGTCCAGATCGATGCGAAATATGGCTCCGCAAAGGTCCATGTCTCAATGGAATTCAATAAGGGGCTGGACTATCCGTTAATGAAAATAGATAAAATAGAGTGA
- the hisC gene encoding histidinol-phosphate transaminase translates to MPRYELIKEEVASIAKYVPGKSINDIVRAYGLDPASVIKLGSNENPLGPSPKAVEALINDAKAISIYPSADARELVEAISEYTGIAAEHIVASGPGMDGLLDGLARLLISRGDEVILTTPTFSYYEISARANGAVPVYVQREEDFSVDIEKLINAITPRTKIIFLCSPNNPSGNVIPEEDILRIAEATDALVFVDEAYVEFADRNIAHLVPEYDNIIVGRTFSKAFGLAGMRIGYGMLPIWLKEEYMKIATPFNVSSAAVAAGVAALSDAEHLNMSIELARTGKKYLQDNIPFKVYDTQANFVLVDVAPHKARDVTTELLKKGIIVRDCTSFANAGDSLIRITIGTEEQNKKVVEGFSSI, encoded by the coding sequence TTGCCCAGATATGAGCTGATAAAAGAAGAGGTCGCATCCATTGCAAAATATGTCCCCGGCAAATCCATAAATGATATCGTGAGGGCATACGGTCTTGACCCTGCATCTGTCATCAAGCTCGGCTCCAACGAGAACCCGCTGGGACCATCACCAAAAGCTGTGGAAGCTCTCATTAATGATGCGAAGGCCATCAGCATTTATCCATCAGCCGATGCACGTGAGCTCGTTGAGGCAATCTCCGAATATACCGGTATAGCTGCCGAGCACATCGTGGCATCCGGCCCTGGCATGGACGGGCTTCTGGACGGACTTGCAAGACTTCTCATAAGCCGTGGTGACGAGGTAATCCTCACAACACCAACGTTCTCCTACTACGAGATATCCGCACGTGCCAACGGTGCTGTTCCTGTTTATGTCCAGCGTGAAGAGGATTTCTCAGTGGACATCGAAAAGCTGATCAATGCTATCACGCCAAGAACAAAGATCATCTTCCTGTGCTCACCAAACAACCCATCAGGAAATGTGATACCTGAAGAGGACATACTCCGTATCGCAGAAGCCACTGATGCCCTCGTGTTCGTTGATGAGGCATACGTGGAATTTGCTGACAGGAATATCGCACACCTTGTTCCGGAATATGACAACATCATTGTGGGAAGGACATTCTCAAAGGCATTCGGACTTGCCGGTATGAGGATCGGATACGGTATGCTTCCTATCTGGCTCAAGGAAGAGTACATGAAGATCGCAACCCCGTTCAATGTAAGCTCTGCAGCAGTAGCTGCAGGTGTTGCTGCACTTTCGGATGCAGAACACCTCAACATGAGTATTGAACTGGCACGCACGGGCAAGAAGTATCTTCAGGACAACATCCCGTTCAAGGTCTACGACACCCAGGCAAACTTTGTGCTTGTTGACGTAGCACCGCACAAGGCACGCGATGTTACCACAGAATTGCTCAAAAAAGGAATAATAGTACGCGACTGCACTTCCTTTGCCAATGCAGGGGATTCACTCATACGCATTACCATTGGTACAGAAGAGCAGAATAAGAAGGTCGTGGAAGGGTTCTCTTCCATCTAA
- a CDS encoding acetylornithine transaminase, with translation MTKEITLSKDYESIVEQDKNYVMQTYTRQPIALESGKGSVVRDITGNEYIDCVAGIAVNNVGHCHPRVVEAISKQAEKLIHVSNLYYTDVQAQLAEELVGITGMARVFFCNSGTEAVEAAMKLARVTTGKTEFIAAEHSFHGRTMGSLTVTHKSIYRTPFEPLIQGEKFVPYNDAQAIRDSITKDTAAVIVEPIQGEGGINVPSDDYLKEVREICDENDMLLIFDEVQTGFARTGKWFCKEHSKVEPDIMTMAKAIGGGFPMGAIAARDGVTFDKSQHAATFGGGPLACAASLASIGVIRDENLVERSAQMGKYFMDKLNSLELDNIVEVRGKGLMIGVEINRPCADIVDLARENGVLLNCTSEKVIRIAPPLVITKEQIDAVVDIIAQI, from the coding sequence ATGACCAAAGAGATTACTCTATCAAAAGATTACGAATCAATAGTAGAACAGGATAAAAATTACGTAATGCAGACATACACACGCCAGCCTATAGCCCTTGAGAGCGGGAAAGGCTCAGTTGTCCGCGACATCACTGGTAATGAGTACATTGACTGTGTGGCAGGAATTGCCGTGAACAATGTAGGACACTGCCACCCACGTGTTGTAGAGGCGATCAGCAAACAGGCTGAGAAGCTCATCCACGTTTCAAATCTCTATTATACCGACGTCCAGGCACAGCTTGCCGAGGAACTTGTAGGTATTACCGGCATGGCCCGTGTATTCTTCTGTAATTCCGGCACCGAGGCCGTTGAAGCTGCAATGAAACTGGCAAGAGTAACAACCGGAAAGACCGAGTTCATCGCAGCAGAACACTCATTCCACGGCCGTACCATGGGCTCCCTTACAGTTACACACAAGTCCATCTACAGGACACCTTTCGAACCTCTCATACAGGGAGAGAAGTTCGTACCCTACAACGACGCACAGGCCATCAGGGATTCGATCACAAAGGACACCGCAGCAGTCATCGTTGAACCGATACAGGGAGAAGGCGGGATCAATGTCCCATCCGATGACTACCTCAAAGAGGTGCGTGAGATCTGTGATGAGAACGACATGCTCCTGATATTCGACGAGGTCCAGACCGGTTTTGCCAGGACAGGAAAGTGGTTCTGCAAGGAACACTCAAAGGTTGAACCTGATATCATGACAATGGCAAAGGCAATCGGCGGAGGATTCCCCATGGGTGCTATCGCAGCACGTGATGGCGTAACCTTCGACAAAAGCCAGCACGCTGCGACCTTCGGAGGCGGACCACTGGCATGTGCCGCATCCCTTGCATCCATAGGAGTTATCAGGGACGAGAACCTTGTGGAGCGCTCAGCACAGATGGGAAAGTACTTCATGGACAAGCTCAACTCACTTGAGCTAGACAACATCGTAGAGGTCCGCGGAAAGGGTCTCATGATCGGCGTGGAGATCAACAGGCCATGCGCAGATATCGTAGACCTTGCAAGAGAGAACGGAGTGCTCCTCAACTGCACATCCGAAAAGGTCATCCGTATCGCACCTCCTCTTGTTATTACAAAAGAACAGATCGACGCGGTGGTGGACATAATTGCCCAGATATGA
- a CDS encoding polymer-forming cytoskeletal protein, whose translation MKTFVIPDNTKMEERNIVLDGDIIIGNHSDVRYGLIANSAILGERVEVSGDIKAISDIRIDIWSHIGGTVKTKENAYIGEFVSIDGKLVVKGDLDIGNDVKIKGGFEAKGWIVVRNPVPVIAYLFLYLTELLRMGKDEEVEKALNELFDEEVETIGNVAMIIPNGSKISMDSIRVPSNAVVGNDCRLVGNIRATSLDMANGTTLYGSIRTMNTVNLGENNIIHGNIVSRGEVYIDKGTHVLGEINASSIRIHETARVDGVMRASGGIVFEREGEDVLTDNELMTLDI comes from the coding sequence TTGAAAACGTTTGTCATTCCGGACAATACAAAAATGGAAGAGCGCAATATTGTGCTGGATGGGGACATCATAATAGGTAACCATTCCGATGTACGATATGGCCTTATAGCTAATTCTGCGATCCTTGGGGAAAGAGTTGAGGTTTCCGGCGATATCAAAGCAATATCAGACATCAGGATCGATATATGGTCCCACATCGGCGGCACTGTCAAGACCAAAGAGAACGCCTACATCGGAGAGTTCGTCTCTATTGACGGGAAACTTGTGGTCAAAGGAGACCTTGACATAGGCAACGATGTAAAGATCAAGGGCGGTTTTGAGGCAAAGGGATGGATCGTGGTAAGAAACCCGGTCCCGGTGATCGCCTACCTGTTCCTGTACCTGACCGAACTTTTACGCATGGGCAAGGATGAAGAGGTCGAGAAGGCATTGAATGAGCTGTTCGATGAAGAAGTCGAGACCATCGGAAACGTTGCTATGATCATACCCAACGGCTCAAAGATATCCATGGACTCAATAAGAGTTCCTTCAAACGCTGTGGTCGGAAACGATTGCCGCCTTGTAGGGAACATCCGCGCCACTTCGCTCGACATGGCAAATGGTACCACACTTTACGGAAGCATACGCACCATGAACACGGTGAACCTTGGTGAGAACAACATCATACACGGGAACATAGTCTCACGTGGAGAGGTGTACATCGATAAAGGCACACACGTCCTTGGAGAGATCAATGCCAGTTCCATAAGGATACATGAGACTGCACGTGTGGACGGTGTCATGAGAGCATCAGGAGGTATCGTCTTCGAAAGAGAAGGAGAAGATGTCCTCACAGATAATGAGCTGATGACACTCGATATTTGA
- a CDS encoding PUA domain-containing protein, whose product MDKKAKMIKRVRVMADYQFGKGCGEILFPDNITFQLSRTKRIRQIMFDGKRVATARAKDGMLTLSMEAAATVHSHIPAPGLRVTVCDDAVPFVAKGKTTFAKHVTAIDPGLRSGDEVIVVDENDNAIATGQLLLSPDEVEALDTGAAVDVRCGCEQ is encoded by the coding sequence ATGGATAAAAAGGCGAAGATGATTAAAAGAGTTCGTGTTATGGCTGACTACCAGTTCGGCAAGGGATGCGGAGAGATCCTGTTCCCCGATAACATAACCTTCCAGCTCTCAAGGACAAAACGTATCCGACAGATCATGTTTGACGGAAAACGTGTTGCAACAGCAAGGGCAAAGGACGGAATGCTCACACTCAGTATGGAAGCTGCTGCAACGGTCCACTCACACATACCTGCACCGGGTCTCAGGGTTACGGTCTGTGATGATGCGGTTCCTTTTGTTGCAAAGGGAAAAACAACATTCGCAAAGCATGTGACTGCGATCGATCCTGGCCTTCGAAGCGGGGACGAGGTCATCGTTGTTGATGAGAATGACAATGCCATTGCAACTGGACAACTCCTCCTTTCACCCGATGAGGTCGAAGCTCTGGACACCGGTGCTGCCGTGGATGTACGCTGCGGATGTGAACAGTAA